From Saccharothrix espanaensis DSM 44229, the proteins below share one genomic window:
- a CDS encoding polyketide cyclase / dehydrase and lipid transport, with protein MPSVDVVDETFLAVPPEVVAAAFAAPESWARYWPDLILDVYLDRGAQGLRWTVGGALVGTMEVWLEPVLDGTLLHYFLRADPRGETTPKRVRQELRRRQLAAKQVSLGLKTTLEAGREPGVPPALP; from the coding sequence GTGCCGAGCGTGGACGTCGTCGACGAGACATTTCTCGCAGTCCCCCCCGAGGTGGTGGCCGCCGCTTTCGCCGCGCCCGAGTCGTGGGCGCGGTACTGGCCCGACCTCATCCTGGACGTCTACCTCGACCGGGGTGCGCAGGGCCTGCGCTGGACCGTGGGCGGGGCGCTGGTGGGCACCATGGAGGTGTGGCTGGAGCCGGTGCTCGACGGCACGCTGCTGCACTACTTCCTGCGCGCCGACCCGCGCGGCGAGACGACCCCCAAGCGGGTGCGGCAGGAGCTGCGCCGCCGCCAGCTGGCAGCCAAACAGGTGTCCCTGGGGCTGAAGACGACCTTGGAAGCCGGGCGCGAACCGGGCGTGCCGCCCGCCCTGCCGTAG
- a CDS encoding lysophospholipid acyltransferase family protein, whose product MLYWLMKHILLGPLLKLFFRPKIIEGAENIPKEGGAILASNHLAVSDSFFLPLKLSRRVTFPAKIEYFTGKGLKGAFQRWFFSGVGQVPIDRSSASAAQGALDTGVRIVREGKLLGIYPEGTRSPDGRLYKGKVGVAWIALESGAPVIPIAMFGTDKANPIGSKMWRPHPIRIKIGKPLDFSRYEGLSGDRFVLRSITDEIMYALMELSGQEYVDVYAAKAKEEPQKKPEKDSRKKPEGQGSGAPGDADRLPGTKAG is encoded by the coding sequence GTGCTCTACTGGCTGATGAAACACATCCTGCTCGGGCCGCTCCTGAAGCTGTTCTTCCGCCCCAAGATCATCGAGGGCGCGGAGAACATCCCGAAGGAGGGCGGCGCGATCCTGGCGTCCAACCACCTCGCGGTCTCCGACTCGTTCTTCCTGCCGCTGAAGCTGTCCCGGCGGGTCACCTTCCCGGCGAAGATCGAGTACTTCACCGGCAAGGGCCTCAAGGGCGCGTTCCAGCGCTGGTTCTTCTCCGGCGTCGGCCAGGTGCCGATCGACCGGTCCTCGGCGTCGGCGGCGCAGGGCGCGCTGGACACCGGCGTGCGCATCGTCCGCGAGGGCAAGCTGCTCGGCATCTACCCGGAGGGCACCCGCTCGCCCGACGGGCGGCTCTACAAGGGCAAGGTCGGCGTCGCGTGGATCGCCCTGGAGTCCGGCGCGCCGGTCATCCCGATCGCCATGTTCGGCACCGACAAGGCGAACCCCATCGGCTCGAAGATGTGGCGGCCGCACCCGATCCGGATCAAGATCGGCAAGCCGCTGGACTTCTCCCGCTACGAGGGCCTGTCCGGCGACCGGTTCGTGCTGCGGTCGATCACCGACGAGATCATGTACGCCCTGATGGAGCTCTCCGGCCAGGAGTACGTCGACGTCTACGCGGCCAAGGCCAAGGAAGAGCCCCAGAAGAAGCCTGAGAAGGACTCCCGGAAGAAGCCCGAGGGACAGGGCTCCGGTGCTCCTGGGGACGCCGACCGGCTGCCCGGCACCAAGGCCGGGTGA
- a CDS encoding metallophosphoesterase family protein, whose protein sequence is MRVHVVSDVHGNAEALARAGDGADALVVLGDLVDFVDYYDHGKGILGRVFGAEKVEVFARLRRERMSAETVRYIRSLWDSLDDAAEVVREAVLEQYTELFAAMSAPTYATPGNVDSPELWPRFVRDGVHVLDGESAEIGGLRFGFVGGALIAPGFVRRPGAPWYPYLRTEDEFDAALAGLGPVDVLCTHIPPAVAELTYDVVARRPEWGSAALLDTIRRDRPRWSVFGHVHQPMARRVRVGWTECVNVGHFQRSGTPHVLRW, encoded by the coding sequence GTGCGGGTTCACGTCGTCTCGGATGTCCACGGCAACGCCGAGGCCCTCGCCCGCGCGGGCGACGGGGCCGACGCACTGGTGGTCCTGGGGGACTTGGTCGACTTCGTCGACTACTACGACCACGGCAAGGGCATCCTCGGTCGGGTGTTCGGCGCGGAGAAGGTCGAGGTGTTCGCCCGGCTGCGGCGCGAGCGGATGAGCGCGGAGACCGTGCGCTACATCCGGTCGCTGTGGGACAGCCTGGACGACGCGGCGGAGGTCGTCCGCGAAGCCGTGCTGGAGCAGTACACCGAGCTGTTCGCGGCGATGAGCGCGCCGACCTACGCGACGCCGGGCAACGTGGACAGCCCCGAGCTGTGGCCGCGGTTCGTGCGCGACGGGGTGCACGTGCTCGACGGCGAGTCGGCCGAGATCGGCGGCCTGAGGTTCGGCTTCGTCGGCGGGGCGCTGATCGCGCCCGGGTTCGTGCGGCGGCCGGGCGCGCCCTGGTACCCGTACCTGCGCACCGAGGACGAGTTCGACGCGGCGCTGGCCGGGCTGGGCCCGGTGGACGTGCTGTGCACCCACATCCCGCCGGCGGTGGCGGAGCTGACCTACGACGTGGTGGCGCGGCGGCCCGAGTGGGGGTCCGCGGCGCTGCTGGACACCATCCGCCGGGACCGGCCCCGGTGGTCGGTGTTCGGGCACGTGCACCAGCCGATGGCGCGGCGCGTCCGGGTGGGGTGGACCGAGTGCGTGAACGTGGGCCACTTCCAGCGCAGCGGCACGCCCCACGTGTTGCGATGGTGA
- a CDS encoding polyadenylate-specific 3'-exoribonuclease AS has product MRFFYDCEFIEDGLTIDLVSIGVVDEEGREFYAVSTEFDPEKAGPWVRANVLNQLPSPADQAWRGRERIRRDLLEFLGGAKTNRDDIELWAWFAAYDHVALAQLWGPMPALPRCLPRFTRDLRQRWEDVGKPKLPAPPADAHDALADARHNLARWQVIEAERRRRGFAVR; this is encoded by the coding sequence GTGCGGTTCTTCTACGACTGTGAGTTCATCGAGGACGGGCTGACGATCGACCTCGTCTCCATCGGGGTGGTCGACGAGGAAGGCCGCGAGTTCTACGCCGTGTCGACCGAGTTCGACCCGGAGAAGGCCGGTCCGTGGGTGCGGGCGAACGTGCTCAACCAGCTCCCGTCCCCCGCCGACCAGGCCTGGCGCGGTCGCGAGCGGATCCGCCGCGACCTGCTGGAGTTCCTCGGCGGGGCCAAGACCAACCGGGACGACATCGAGCTGTGGGCGTGGTTCGCCGCCTACGACCACGTGGCGCTGGCGCAGCTGTGGGGCCCGATGCCCGCGCTGCCGCGCTGCCTGCCCCGGTTCACCCGCGACCTGCGGCAGCGCTGGGAGGACGTCGGCAAGCCCAAGCTGCCCGCGCCGCCCGCCGACGCGCACGACGCGCTCGCCGACGCCCGCCACAACCTGGCCCGCTGGCAGGTGATCGAGGCCGAGCGCCGCCGCCGCGGGTTCGCCGTCCGCTAG
- a CDS encoding ROK family protein, producing MLTVGVDVGGTSVRVGVVDADGAVLDTARAATPSGEGALEEAIGAAVAEVASRHRVAAVGLAVAGFVASDRRTVLFAPHLAWRQAPVADRIAERVGLPVVLEHDANAAALAEHRFGAARGAGIAVLVAIGTGIGGALLIDGKVFRGAHGVAPELGHLRLVPDGRPCPCGKNGCWERYCSGTALTTTAVELLARHPGVSTSLAREALGDSRAVTGRRIAAAARDGDPLAKRAMIDLARWLGEGLALVADVYDPEVVVIGGGVSESAPLFLDEARERYAAVVTGAGHRPLARIRTAQLGDDAGIVGVATLARDLTTTRPAHNGRR from the coding sequence GTGCTGACCGTCGGCGTCGACGTCGGCGGCACCAGCGTGCGCGTCGGCGTGGTGGACGCCGACGGGGCCGTCCTGGACACCGCCCGCGCCGCCACCCCGTCCGGGGAGGGGGCGCTGGAGGAGGCGATCGGCGCGGCCGTGGCCGAGGTCGCCTCCCGGCACCGGGTGGCCGCGGTCGGCCTGGCCGTGGCCGGGTTCGTCGCGTCGGACCGGCGGACCGTCCTGTTCGCGCCGCACCTGGCGTGGCGGCAGGCCCCGGTCGCCGACCGGATCGCCGAGCGCGTCGGGCTGCCCGTGGTGCTGGAGCACGACGCCAACGCGGCGGCGCTGGCCGAGCACCGGTTCGGCGCGGCCCGTGGTGCCGGGATCGCGGTCCTGGTGGCGATCGGCACCGGGATAGGAGGCGCGCTGCTGATCGACGGCAAGGTGTTCCGCGGGGCGCACGGCGTCGCGCCGGAACTCGGCCACCTGCGGCTGGTGCCGGACGGGCGGCCGTGCCCGTGCGGCAAGAACGGCTGCTGGGAGCGGTACTGCAGCGGGACCGCGTTGACGACCACCGCGGTGGAACTGCTGGCCCGCCACCCCGGCGTGTCGACGTCACTGGCGCGCGAGGCGCTGGGCGACTCGCGGGCGGTGACCGGCCGCCGGATCGCCGCCGCGGCCCGCGACGGCGACCCGCTGGCCAAGCGCGCGATGATCGACCTGGCCCGGTGGCTGGGGGAGGGCCTGGCGCTGGTGGCCGACGTGTACGACCCGGAGGTCGTGGTGATCGGCGGCGGCGTGTCGGAGTCCGCGCCGCTGTTCCTGGACGAGGCCCGCGAGCGCTACGCGGCCGTCGTCACCGGCGCGGGCCACCGCCCACTGGCCCGCATCCGCACCGCGCAACTGGGCGACGACGCGGGCATCGTCGGCGTGGCCACCCTGGCCCGCGACCTGACCACCACCCGCCCAGCCCACAACGGTCGCCGCTAG
- a CDS encoding SRPBCC family protein: protein MADESTQSIVIDAAPAEIVAVIADFAAYPQWANGVKRTEVLETGADDYAAQVRFNIDQGPIKDEYVLAYDEWSTSRISWHLVKGQMQKSQEGSYAFTERGGSTEVTYTLSVQLVVPMIGLFRRKAEKMIMDTALKELKRRVENAG, encoded by the coding sequence ATGGCCGACGAGTCCACCCAGTCCATCGTCATCGACGCGGCTCCCGCCGAGATCGTCGCGGTGATCGCCGACTTCGCCGCGTACCCGCAATGGGCCAACGGGGTGAAGCGCACCGAGGTGCTGGAGACCGGTGCGGACGACTACGCGGCGCAGGTCAGGTTCAACATCGACCAGGGTCCGATCAAGGACGAGTACGTGCTCGCCTACGACGAGTGGTCGACCTCGCGGATCTCGTGGCACCTGGTCAAGGGGCAGATGCAGAAGTCCCAGGAGGGCAGCTACGCGTTCACCGAGCGCGGCGGCTCGACCGAGGTGACCTACACGCTGTCGGTGCAGCTCGTGGTGCCGATGATTGGCCTGTTCCGGCGCAAGGCCGAGAAGATGATCATGGACACCGCGCTCAAGGAGCTCAAGCGCCGGGTGGAAAACGCTGGATGA
- a CDS encoding 6-phosphofructokinase: MRIGVLTGGGDCPGLNAVIRAVVRKGVEGHGWEIVGFRNGWQGPVEGLTKPIGLGDVEDILTRGGTILGSSRTNPYKIEGGVDRIREVLAAEGVDALIAIGGEDTLGVAKRLTDDGIGVVGVPKTIDNDLGATDYTFGFDTAVHIATESIDRLRTTAESHHRALVVEVMGRHAGWIALHSGLAGGANVILVPERPFSVEKVVEWVERRFERQYAPIIVVAEGAVPEGGAEVLHSGEKDAFGHVRLGGVGTWLAEEIAERTGQESRAVVLGHTQRGGIPTAYDRVLATRFGLHAVDAVAEGDFGVMVALRGTDIVRVKLSEATAELKTVPLERYAEAEVFFG, translated from the coding sequence ATGCGTATTGGTGTGCTCACCGGCGGTGGTGACTGCCCCGGCCTCAACGCGGTCATCCGCGCCGTGGTCCGCAAGGGCGTCGAGGGCCACGGCTGGGAGATCGTGGGCTTCCGCAACGGCTGGCAGGGCCCGGTCGAAGGGCTCACCAAGCCGATCGGGCTCGGCGACGTCGAGGACATCCTCACCCGGGGCGGCACGATCCTGGGCTCGTCGCGCACCAACCCGTACAAGATCGAGGGCGGTGTCGACCGGATCCGCGAGGTGCTCGCCGCCGAGGGCGTCGACGCGCTGATCGCGATCGGCGGCGAGGACACCCTGGGTGTCGCGAAGCGGCTGACCGACGACGGCATCGGCGTGGTCGGCGTGCCGAAGACCATCGACAACGACCTGGGCGCGACGGACTACACGTTCGGCTTCGACACCGCCGTGCACATCGCCACCGAGTCCATCGACCGGCTGCGCACCACCGCCGAGTCCCACCACCGGGCGCTCGTGGTCGAGGTCATGGGCCGGCACGCGGGCTGGATCGCGCTGCACTCCGGCCTCGCGGGCGGCGCGAACGTGATCCTGGTGCCGGAGCGGCCGTTCAGCGTGGAGAAGGTCGTCGAGTGGGTGGAGCGGCGGTTCGAGCGGCAGTACGCGCCGATCATCGTCGTCGCCGAGGGCGCGGTGCCCGAGGGCGGCGCCGAGGTGCTGCACTCCGGTGAGAAGGACGCGTTCGGCCACGTCCGGCTGGGCGGGGTCGGCACCTGGCTGGCCGAGGAGATCGCCGAGCGCACCGGCCAGGAGTCCCGCGCGGTCGTGCTCGGGCACACCCAGCGCGGCGGCATCCCGACCGCGTACGACCGGGTGCTGGCGACCAGGTTCGGCCTGCACGCGGTGGACGCGGTCGCCGAGGGCGACTTCGGCGTGATGGTGGCGCTGCGCGGCACCGACATCGTGCGGGTGAAGCTCTCCGAGGCGACGGCCGAGCTCAAGACCGTGCCGCTGGAGCGCTACGCCGAGGCCGAGGTCTTCTTCGGCTAG
- a CDS encoding ArsA family ATPase: protein MSARLLLFTGKGGVGKTTLAAATSAALAAGGRKALVVSTDPAHSLGDAFGVPLGSAPTEVDAGLHAAQVDPRTLVDGTWRELRGHLRTVLAGAGVDELDAEELTVLPGVEELLALAEVARLTRTGPWDVVVVDCGPTAETLRLLALPEAVAGYLERLFPTHRRVVRGLLAGLAGTAAPVERWDATADALGRLAENLEQLRGLLTADTTAVRLVLTPERVVAAETRRTVTALALQGIRVDGVIANRLVPHPGAGRGPAATWLRTRRAEQDAVLASLDLGPVRTVEHHAREPVGLAALLEVAEALYAGADPLAGSGAAGPLVDVVRVDDEYELRLALRVGDSELELARVGDDLAVTVDGRRRLIALPSLLRRCVVVGAELDDDGVAVRFRPDPDLWMR from the coding sequence ATGAGCGCGCGTCTGCTGCTGTTCACCGGCAAGGGCGGGGTCGGCAAGACGACCCTCGCCGCCGCCACCTCCGCCGCGCTGGCCGCGGGCGGGCGCAAGGCCCTGGTCGTGTCCACCGATCCCGCGCACTCGCTGGGTGACGCGTTCGGCGTGCCGCTGGGCTCCGCGCCCACCGAGGTGGACGCCGGGCTGCACGCGGCCCAGGTCGACCCCCGGACGCTGGTCGACGGCACGTGGCGGGAGCTGCGCGGGCACCTGCGGACCGTGCTGGCGGGCGCGGGCGTGGACGAGCTCGACGCCGAGGAGCTGACCGTCCTGCCCGGCGTCGAGGAGCTGCTCGCGCTGGCCGAGGTCGCGCGGCTGACCCGCACCGGTCCGTGGGACGTGGTCGTGGTCGACTGCGGCCCGACCGCCGAGACGCTGCGGCTGCTCGCGCTGCCCGAGGCCGTCGCCGGCTACCTGGAACGGCTGTTCCCCACCCACCGCCGGGTGGTGCGCGGCCTGCTCGCCGGGCTGGCCGGCACCGCGGCCCCGGTGGAGCGGTGGGACGCCACCGCCGACGCGCTGGGCCGGCTCGCCGAGAACCTGGAGCAGCTGCGCGGCCTGCTGACCGCCGACACCACCGCCGTCCGGCTGGTGCTCACCCCCGAACGGGTGGTCGCCGCCGAGACCCGCCGCACGGTCACCGCGCTCGCGTTGCAGGGCATCCGGGTCGACGGCGTGATCGCCAACCGGCTCGTGCCGCACCCCGGTGCCGGCCGCGGCCCGGCCGCGACCTGGCTGCGCACCCGGCGCGCCGAGCAGGACGCCGTGCTGGCCTCGCTGGACCTGGGCCCGGTGCGCACCGTCGAGCACCACGCCCGCGAACCAGTCGGCCTGGCCGCGCTGCTGGAGGTCGCCGAGGCCCTCTACGCGGGAGCGGACCCGCTGGCCGGGTCCGGTGCGGCCGGGCCGCTGGTCGACGTGGTGCGGGTGGACGACGAGTACGAGCTGCGGCTGGCGCTGCGGGTCGGCGACTCGGAGCTGGAGCTGGCCCGCGTGGGCGACGACCTGGCGGTGACCGTGGACGGCCGGCGCAGGCTGATCGCCCTGCCGTCGCTGCTGCGGCGGTGCGTGGTGGTCGGCGCGGAACTGGACGACGACGGGGTGGCCGTGCGCTTCCGCCCCGACCCCGACCTCTGGATGCGGTGA